A genome region from Natronosalvus rutilus includes the following:
- a CDS encoding DUF547 domain-containing protein, which yields MSTQLDPLSLSADLLYTVKTDGERGALRDHLATLERARLDRAIGGRAEKLAFWLNCYNAYVQILLEDDPSLLEGGVLDRWKFFARDRVPIAGVWLSLNDIQHGLLRGSSHPWGMGYLPRPFPTAFERRFRLESVDPRIHFALNCGTESCPPVAVYSPSDVETELETATDWFLEENVSYQPRERVARVPRVFLWYRGDFGGSSGIRSFLERYDVIPPGVTPTLQYDEYDWSMDLGDYRRK from the coding sequence ATGTCGACCCAGCTCGACCCGCTCTCGCTCTCGGCCGACCTCCTCTACACGGTCAAGACGGACGGGGAGCGGGGCGCTCTCCGCGACCATCTCGCCACGCTCGAGCGAGCGCGACTCGACCGAGCGATCGGCGGCCGCGCGGAGAAACTCGCCTTCTGGCTCAACTGCTACAATGCCTACGTACAGATCCTCCTCGAGGACGACCCCTCGTTGCTCGAGGGTGGTGTGCTCGACCGTTGGAAGTTCTTCGCCAGGGATCGCGTTCCGATCGCCGGCGTCTGGCTGAGTCTCAACGACATTCAGCACGGACTCCTTCGTGGGTCGAGCCATCCCTGGGGGATGGGATACCTGCCGCGACCGTTCCCGACGGCCTTCGAGCGCCGGTTTCGACTCGAGTCGGTCGATCCCAGGATCCACTTCGCGCTGAACTGCGGCACCGAAAGCTGTCCCCCGGTGGCCGTCTATAGCCCGTCAGACGTCGAGACAGAACTCGAGACCGCGACCGACTGGTTCCTCGAGGAGAACGTGAGCTACCAGCCACGAGAGCGCGTCGCCCGCGTGCCGCGCGTCTTCCTCTGGTACCGCGGCGATTTCGGTGGCTCGAGCGGGATTCGGTCGTTCCTCGAGCGCTACGACGTGATTCCGCCCGGCGTGACGCCGACGCTCCAGTACGACGAGTACGACTGGTCGATGGATCTGGGGGATTATCGTCGAAAGTAA
- the rpiA gene encoding ribose-5-phosphate isomerase RpiA, with translation MSAKSSGGADAHKRRAGERAAEEVEDGMVVGLGTGSTTAYAIEALGRAVADGLEIRGIATSFQSRRLALDVGIPLTDLDAVDGIDLAIDGADQVVDDPDSPAHRALIKGGGAAHAREKLVAAAADRFVVVADSSKLVPVLEAPVPVEVLPAAHTVVADRIEDLGGDPTLRMATHKDGPVVTDNGNLVLDCAFGSIDDPAALARDLSSIPAVLEHGLFVDFADTTYVGTDDGLEVRSY, from the coding sequence ATGAGCGCGAAATCGTCGGGCGGTGCCGACGCCCACAAGCGCCGTGCGGGGGAACGAGCAGCCGAGGAGGTCGAGGACGGGATGGTCGTCGGCCTCGGCACCGGGTCGACGACCGCCTACGCCATCGAGGCACTCGGCCGTGCAGTCGCGGACGGCCTCGAGATACGAGGGATTGCGACCTCCTTCCAGTCCAGGCGACTGGCCCTCGACGTCGGTATCCCGCTGACCGACCTCGACGCCGTTGACGGGATCGATCTGGCCATCGACGGAGCTGATCAGGTCGTCGACGACCCCGACTCCCCTGCCCACAGGGCGCTGATCAAGGGTGGCGGCGCGGCCCACGCCCGCGAAAAGCTCGTCGCCGCCGCGGCCGACCGGTTCGTCGTCGTCGCGGATTCCTCGAAACTCGTCCCTGTGCTCGAGGCGCCGGTTCCAGTCGAAGTGCTCCCCGCGGCACACACCGTCGTCGCGGACCGCATTGAAGACCTGGGCGGCGATCCGACCCTCCGCATGGCGACGCACAAGGACGGCCCCGTGGTCACGGACAACGGGAACCTCGTTCTCGACTGCGCATTCGGTTCGATCGACGACCCGGCCGCCCTCGCCCGCGACCTTTCGTCGATTCCCGCCGTCCTCGAGCACGGCCTGTTCGTCGATTTCGCGGACACGACGTACGTCGGAACCGACGACGGACTCGAGGTTCGGTCGTACTAG
- a CDS encoding AI-2E family transporter, whose protein sequence is MNRSRGTLLVLITVLLLLSAQLVLPYIQYVLAAVLLAFVLTPAQRRLEQRTSPTIAAFSLVLLALLLAIVPVVIVVAYVFRDARALVEGADADSLPLEPFQSVAQRFGVDLESTAMEWARTAGQTLLERSPELLAGLTHTAIGIGVALFLLYYLLRDGDSLLRWLREVTPLPDAVQTDLFDSLENVTWAVLAGHVLIALVQGGLAGIGLFVVGIPNSLFWTVIMIVLSLIPIVGSFLVWGPAVVYLLLINQPAFAIGLAIYSTIIVGLSDDYMRPIVVDRYAELNPAVIIIGVLGGVTAFGFMGLFYGPIVLGALVATLEIFSDDYGSL, encoded by the coding sequence GTGAACCGATCGAGAGGGACGTTGCTCGTTCTCATCACCGTCCTCCTGCTGTTGTCGGCACAACTCGTCCTCCCGTACATCCAGTACGTGCTGGCCGCCGTCCTCCTCGCGTTCGTGCTGACGCCGGCCCAGCGTCGCCTGGAGCAACGAACCTCGCCCACTATCGCTGCGTTTTCGCTCGTCTTGCTGGCACTGCTCCTCGCCATCGTCCCCGTCGTGATCGTCGTGGCGTACGTCTTTCGCGACGCCCGTGCCCTCGTCGAAGGCGCCGACGCCGATTCGCTTCCGCTCGAGCCCTTCCAGTCGGTCGCCCAGCGATTTGGGGTCGACCTCGAGTCGACGGCCATGGAGTGGGCCCGTACCGCGGGACAGACGCTCCTGGAACGGAGTCCGGAACTACTGGCGGGGCTCACACACACGGCTATCGGCATCGGCGTGGCGCTCTTCTTGCTCTACTACCTCCTCCGGGACGGCGACTCCCTGCTCCGGTGGCTTCGGGAGGTGACGCCGCTTCCGGACGCCGTCCAGACCGACCTCTTCGACTCACTCGAGAACGTGACGTGGGCGGTGCTGGCCGGTCACGTCCTCATCGCGCTGGTTCAGGGCGGACTGGCGGGAATCGGCCTGTTCGTCGTCGGCATCCCGAACTCGCTGTTCTGGACGGTCATCATGATCGTCCTCTCGCTGATTCCGATCGTCGGTTCGTTCCTGGTCTGGGGCCCCGCTGTGGTCTACCTGCTCCTGATCAACCAGCCGGCGTTCGCGATTGGGCTGGCGATCTACAGTACCATCATCGTCGGTCTTTCGGACGACTACATGCGACCGATCGTCGTCGACCGCTACGCCGAACTCAACCCGGCCGTGATCATTATCGGCGTCCTCGGCGGCGTCACTGCCTTTGGGTTCATGGGGCTGTTCTACGGCCCCATCGTCCTCGGTGCGCTCGTCGCCACGCTCGAGATCTTCAGCGACGATTACGGGTCGCTCTAG
- the leuS gene encoding leucine--tRNA ligase, translating to MSDSGYDHATVERRWQEAWDDANVYRTPDDVQDPTYVLGMYPYPSGKLHMGHVRNYTITDAYARYRRMRGDDVLHPMGWDAFGLPAENAAKERDTNPRDWTFDCIDTMRGQMESMGFGYDWDREITTCTPEYYRWNQWLFTRFHEEGLVERRDAEVNWCPHCETVLADEQVEGEAELCWRCDTPVETRELEQWFLRITEYADELLEAIDDLEGWPNSVRQMQRNWIGRQHGTELDFEIEGHEDVRAFTTRVDTLFGATFFALAPDHPISQELAEEDEEVRHFVEHEADPEGDEPNGVATDLSATNPATDEEIPVYVADFVLSDVGTGALMAVPGHDERDHAFATKMGEDIVPVVAPEPENWDGETVPDAPDVQEAAYTDDGVLVNSGTYSGLDSETARERLTADIESAEHATQYQLRDWGISRQRYWGTPIPVVHCEECGPVMVPEEDLPVELPEFINTTGNPLDAAEEWKETTCPDCSGSARRETDTMDTFVDSSWYFLRYVSPDLGDAPFDLERANDWMPVDQYVGGIEHAVMHLLYSRFFTKVLSDHEGLEHREPFTNLLAQGMVQLEGEKMSKSKGNVVSPQRIVEEYGADTARLFMMQAAQPERDFDWSEEGVRSTYAFLTRLRGMVEDYVADAPAGADDAVASYVASEIDATLAIATEKYDDLTFNRALRETQDLVRTLRQYADYAEPHAETYERGLSAVVRLLAPVAPHLAEDLYDQLEGDGFAVEADWPTATVDRDHVQKRRKLVENTREDVRQIIDVAGIDDPQEIDVVVAPDWKYDALEIAIQSDADNLIGELMQESHIREQGDAAASYGQDLQIEREALSTTLDPDEEHATLESAAWLIEREFDAPVSVVRAEDADDSVLSNAEPGRPAIEIEE from the coding sequence ATGAGCGACTCGGGATACGACCACGCGACGGTCGAACGACGCTGGCAGGAGGCGTGGGACGACGCGAACGTGTACCGAACGCCCGACGACGTCCAGGATCCGACGTACGTCCTGGGGATGTACCCGTACCCCTCGGGCAAACTGCACATGGGTCACGTTCGAAACTACACGATCACCGACGCCTACGCCCGCTACCGACGGATGCGCGGCGACGACGTGCTCCACCCGATGGGGTGGGACGCCTTCGGCCTCCCCGCCGAGAACGCGGCCAAGGAACGCGACACCAACCCGCGCGACTGGACGTTCGACTGCATCGACACCATGCGCGGGCAGATGGAATCGATGGGATTCGGCTACGACTGGGACCGCGAGATCACCACCTGCACCCCCGAGTACTACCGCTGGAACCAGTGGCTATTCACCCGCTTCCACGAGGAAGGACTGGTCGAGCGCCGCGACGCCGAGGTCAACTGGTGCCCCCACTGCGAGACCGTCCTGGCCGACGAGCAGGTCGAGGGCGAGGCCGAACTCTGCTGGCGGTGTGACACCCCCGTCGAGACCCGCGAACTCGAGCAGTGGTTCCTCCGAATTACGGAGTACGCCGACGAGTTGCTCGAGGCCATCGACGACCTCGAGGGGTGGCCGAACTCGGTCCGCCAGATGCAGCGCAACTGGATCGGTCGCCAGCACGGGACCGAACTCGATTTCGAAATCGAAGGCCACGAGGACGTCCGGGCGTTCACGACCCGCGTCGACACGCTCTTCGGCGCGACCTTCTTCGCGCTCGCTCCGGACCACCCGATCAGCCAGGAACTGGCCGAGGAGGACGAGGAGGTCCGCCACTTCGTCGAACACGAGGCCGACCCCGAGGGCGACGAACCGAACGGCGTCGCTACCGATCTGTCCGCGACGAATCCCGCCACGGACGAGGAAATTCCGGTCTACGTCGCCGACTTCGTCCTCTCGGACGTCGGGACCGGTGCGCTGATGGCCGTCCCAGGCCACGACGAGCGCGACCACGCGTTCGCGACGAAGATGGGCGAAGACATCGTCCCCGTCGTCGCTCCCGAACCGGAGAACTGGGACGGCGAGACGGTCCCCGACGCGCCGGACGTCCAGGAGGCGGCTTACACCGACGACGGCGTTCTCGTCAATTCTGGAACCTACTCCGGCCTCGACAGCGAGACGGCTCGCGAACGCTTGACGGCGGACATCGAGAGCGCCGAGCACGCCACCCAGTACCAGCTCAGAGACTGGGGCATCTCGAGGCAGCGCTACTGGGGGACGCCGATTCCGGTCGTTCACTGCGAGGAGTGCGGTCCCGTGATGGTTCCCGAGGAGGACCTACCCGTCGAGTTGCCGGAGTTCATCAACACCACCGGGAACCCGCTGGACGCCGCCGAGGAGTGGAAGGAGACGACCTGTCCGGACTGCAGCGGTTCCGCACGACGCGAAACCGACACGATGGACACCTTCGTCGACTCCTCGTGGTACTTCCTGCGGTACGTCTCGCCCGACCTCGGGGACGCTCCCTTCGACCTGGAGCGGGCCAATGACTGGATGCCGGTCGACCAGTACGTCGGCGGCATCGAGCACGCCGTGATGCACCTGCTCTACTCGCGGTTCTTCACGAAGGTCCTCTCCGACCACGAGGGCCTTGAGCACCGCGAGCCGTTCACGAACCTGCTCGCCCAGGGGATGGTCCAGCTCGAGGGTGAGAAGATGTCCAAGTCGAAGGGGAACGTGGTCTCGCCCCAGCGAATCGTCGAGGAGTACGGCGCCGACACCGCCCGGCTGTTCATGATGCAGGCCGCCCAGCCCGAGCGCGATTTCGACTGGAGCGAGGAGGGCGTCCGGTCGACCTACGCGTTCCTCACGCGATTGCGGGGGATGGTCGAGGACTACGTCGCGGACGCGCCCGCGGGCGCAGACGACGCCGTCGCGAGCTACGTCGCGAGCGAAATCGACGCGACGCTCGCCATCGCCACCGAGAAGTACGACGACCTGACGTTCAACCGCGCGCTTCGCGAGACCCAGGACCTGGTCCGAACGCTCCGCCAGTACGCCGACTACGCCGAACCCCACGCCGAGACCTACGAGCGCGGGCTGTCGGCCGTCGTTCGGCTACTGGCGCCGGTCGCCCCACACCTCGCGGAGGATCTCTACGACCAACTCGAGGGCGATGGCTTCGCCGTCGAGGCCGACTGGCCGACCGCGACGGTCGACCGCGATCACGTCCAGAAGCGCCGCAAACTCGTCGAGAACACCCGCGAGGACGTCCGCCAGATTATCGACGTGGCCGGCATCGACGACCCGCAGGAGATCGACGTCGTCGTCGCCCCCGACTGGAAGTACGACGCCCTCGAGATCGCCATCCAGAGCGACGCGGACAACCTGATCGGCGAACTCATGCAGGAATCGCACATTCGCGAGCAGGGTGACGCCGCGGCCAGTTACGGGCAGGACCTGCAAATAGAACGGGAGGCGCTCTCGACGACGCTCGACCCGGACGAGGAGCACGCGACCCTCGAGTCGGCTGCCTGGCTGATCGAACGGGAGTTCGACGCGCCAGTCAGTGTGGTTCGGGCCGAAGACGCCGACGATTCGGTGCTCTCGAACGCGGAGCCGGGCCGACCAGCGATCGAGATCGAGGAGTAG
- the pheA gene encoding prephenate dehydratase has product MTAVTLGPEGTYSHRATRALDDDVVFRQSVTDIVAAVAAGEFDRGVIPIENSIEGSVTESQDALAEYDVAVVREIVTPIRHALLAQGPNFDTIASHSQALAQCRSYLESEYPDATLEAVSSTAQGVEYARENPSVAGIAHPATAGDDLEVLAADIQDQTSNATRFFALAPASERSEAGGKTSLVVYPNANYPGLLLELLEPFADRDINLSRVESRPSGERLGDYVFHMDVDAGLYEERTQEALDDLEALAERGWVRRLGSYDLEHVVD; this is encoded by the coding sequence ATGACAGCCGTCACGCTCGGCCCCGAAGGGACCTATTCGCATCGCGCGACGCGAGCGCTCGACGACGACGTGGTCTTCCGCCAGTCGGTTACCGACATCGTCGCCGCCGTCGCCGCCGGCGAGTTCGACCGCGGGGTAATTCCCATCGAGAACAGCATCGAGGGGAGCGTCACCGAGAGCCAGGACGCCCTCGCGGAGTACGACGTCGCCGTCGTCCGCGAAATCGTCACGCCGATCCGCCACGCCCTGCTCGCACAGGGACCGAACTTCGACACCATCGCCAGCCACTCCCAGGCGCTCGCCCAGTGTCGTTCCTACCTCGAGTCCGAGTACCCCGACGCAACCCTCGAGGCCGTCTCGAGCACGGCCCAGGGCGTCGAGTACGCTCGCGAGAACCCCTCCGTCGCGGGCATCGCTCACCCCGCCACGGCGGGCGACGACCTCGAAGTCCTCGCCGCTGACATCCAGGACCAGACGTCGAACGCGACGCGGTTCTTCGCGCTCGCACCCGCCTCCGAGCGTTCGGAGGCCGGCGGGAAGACCTCGCTCGTCGTCTATCCGAACGCGAACTACCCCGGACTGCTCCTCGAACTCCTCGAGCCGTTCGCCGACCGCGACATCAACCTGAGCCGGGTCGAGTCCCGCCCAAGCGGGGAGCGACTCGGCGATTACGTCTTCCACATGGACGTCGACGCTGGCCTCTACGAGGAGCGCACCCAGGAGGCTCTCGACGACCTGGAGGCCCTCGCCGAGAGGGGGTGGGTTCGCCGCCTGGGGTCGTACGACCTCGAGCACGTCGTCGACTGA
- the fni gene encoding type 2 isopentenyl-diphosphate Delta-isomerase: MPETSDRKDDHIRIIEEEDVETSGTGFEDIELVHEALPEIHRDEIDTSVDLFGHELAAPIVIESMTGGHPNTTKINRSLAAAAQETGVAMGVGSQRAGIELDDPDLLESYTVVREAGPDAFLYGNVGVAQLLEYDVSDVERAVEMIDADAMAIHLNFLQEAVQPEGDVDARGCLEAIETVASELSVPVIVKETGNGIARGTAERLTAAGVDAIDVAGKGGTTWSGIESYRAAAVGATRQEHVGRRFRAWGVPTAVSTLEAASVHDTVIASGGVRSGLDVAKAIALGAQAGGLAKPFLSPAGQGTEAVVDLLETLRVELETAMFVTGSESVADLQRAEYVVLGRTKEYLEGQGRGH; the protein is encoded by the coding sequence ATGCCCGAGACATCCGACCGCAAAGACGACCACATCCGCATTATCGAAGAAGAAGACGTCGAGACCTCGGGGACCGGGTTCGAGGATATCGAACTCGTTCACGAGGCACTGCCGGAGATCCACCGGGACGAAATCGATACGAGCGTGGACCTCTTCGGCCACGAACTCGCGGCCCCCATCGTCATCGAGAGCATGACCGGCGGCCACCCCAACACCACGAAGATCAACCGATCGCTCGCCGCCGCGGCCCAGGAGACGGGCGTCGCGATGGGCGTCGGCAGCCAGCGCGCCGGGATCGAACTCGACGATCCGGACCTCCTCGAGTCCTACACCGTGGTCAGGGAGGCCGGCCCCGACGCCTTCCTCTACGGCAACGTCGGCGTCGCCCAGTTGCTCGAGTACGACGTGAGCGACGTCGAGCGCGCCGTGGAGATGATCGATGCGGACGCGATGGCGATCCACCTCAACTTCCTCCAGGAGGCGGTCCAGCCCGAGGGCGACGTCGACGCGCGCGGCTGTCTCGAGGCCATCGAAACGGTCGCAAGCGAACTCTCGGTGCCGGTGATCGTCAAGGAGACGGGCAATGGCATCGCCCGAGGCACCGCCGAGCGACTGACGGCGGCGGGCGTCGACGCCATCGACGTCGCCGGAAAGGGCGGGACGACGTGGTCGGGCATCGAGTCCTACCGGGCTGCCGCCGTCGGCGCGACCCGCCAGGAACACGTCGGGCGACGCTTCCGGGCCTGGGGCGTCCCGACCGCGGTGAGCACGCTCGAGGCCGCGAGCGTCCACGATACCGTGATCGCCAGCGGGGGCGTTCGCTCGGGTCTGGACGTGGCGAAGGCCATCGCCCTCGGTGCGCAGGCTGGCGGTCTCGCCAAGCCGTTCCTCTCGCCAGCCGGGCAGGGAACCGAGGCGGTCGTCGACCTCCTCGAGACCCTCCGCGTCGAACTCGAGACGGCGATGTTCGTCACGGGGTCGGAATCGGTGGCGGATCTCCAGCGGGCCGAGTACGTCGTGCTCGGGCGAACGAAGGAGTACCTCGAGGGTCAAGGGCGCGGGCACTGA
- a CDS encoding Hsp20/alpha crystallin family protein has product MRRNPFDDLEEMLDRVSKQFETGVGGNGLSFPGSVAVDVADHRDEYVVTADLPGFETEDIELTLVEGTLRLEAEQETDRTDEHDRYLRRERSRQSVSRRLHLPEPVDEESITANYNNGVLTVTLPKLEQSDDSKRIDID; this is encoded by the coding sequence ATGCGACGCAATCCGTTCGACGACCTCGAGGAGATGCTCGACCGAGTCAGCAAGCAGTTCGAAACGGGCGTCGGCGGTAACGGCCTCTCGTTTCCGGGTTCGGTCGCCGTCGACGTGGCCGACCACCGCGACGAATACGTCGTGACGGCCGACCTCCCTGGCTTCGAGACCGAGGACATCGAGTTGACTCTCGTCGAGGGGACGCTCCGGCTCGAGGCCGAACAGGAGACCGACCGCACCGACGAGCACGACCGATACCTCCGCCGGGAGCGATCACGTCAGTCGGTCAGTCGACGGCTCCACCTCCCCGAACCGGTCGACGAGGAGTCGATAACGGCCAACTACAACAACGGCGTCCTCACCGTGACGCTGCCGAAACTCGAGCAGAGCGACGACTCGAAGCGAATCGACATCGACTAG
- the leuS gene encoding leucine--tRNA ligase, giving the protein MEASDGYEPQALEARWRKRWAGSGRYEADPDGRDPEDATFVTVPYPYPNGGMHIGHARTYTVPDVYARYRRQRGDNVLFPIAWHVTGTPIVGAVERLKRGDAHQLDSLQNAFGVPESDLRELETPMGFARYFVENHYEAGMRRLGLSIDWRREFTTEDERYSKFIAWQYETLLERGLLEKGLHPVNYCTNEEQPVTTHDIYEGEDAEFQEYSLITFRATSDDSSGAGDEDREPKPESERTVYPMATLRPETVRGVTNAFVDPDATYARATVDGEEWVVSFEATEKLALQAREVEVLETVLGAEIAGTRIRNPVTDEEIVVLPADFVDTDSATGVVMSVPAHSPDDWVALETAKARTDDLIEYGIDPEEVRVIEPRAVLTVEGYGEFPAADAVAEYGIESTSDPALETATEELYTREFHRGELNEEYEEFAGAVIEDVRDDIRDHYREQGVADAMYDFAETVVCRCGGRVEVAEQDTWFLRYNDAAWREKAHRAVANLDAIPENTREQYDHTIEWLEEWPCIRNYGLGTRLPWDDAFVIEPLSDSTIYTAYYTIAHRIRDVPVEDLTREFFDALLLGPESVDEPDEHALELREEFEYWYPVDYRCSGNDLISNHLAFFLSHHAELFEQAKWPRGITVMGMGLLEGESMSSSRGHVVLPGEAIDRYGADTVRFFLLNSAEPWQDYDWRAEAVAATRDQLERFWNRAMDLIDGPAGERDLERIDRWLLAHLQETVREVTDAMDRFETRKASQSAFYRFEEHLKWYRRRTDLDRAGARWTLRTALETRLRLLAPVIPFASNELHERLTGEPAEDVPWPEPVPALEDSSVIAEERLVKALLEDVRDIVDVTDTDPETIRVYVAADWKREVFDTVVETGPDQGAVMGQVMQNPAHRERGDAVNDLVADLISFVRERDDAALETLAGIDERPVYEASADFFESEFDADVVIDAEDGDPIDPAGKASQARPLRPAIYLE; this is encoded by the coding sequence TTGGAGGCGAGTGACGGTTACGAGCCACAGGCACTCGAGGCCCGATGGCGCAAGCGCTGGGCGGGGTCGGGTCGGTACGAGGCCGACCCCGACGGCCGTGACCCTGAGGACGCGACGTTCGTGACCGTCCCCTACCCGTATCCGAACGGCGGCATGCACATCGGGCACGCGCGCACGTACACCGTCCCCGACGTGTACGCCCGTTATCGTCGTCAGCGGGGCGACAACGTGCTGTTTCCCATCGCGTGGCACGTCACCGGCACGCCGATCGTCGGGGCCGTCGAGCGCCTGAAGCGCGGCGACGCCCACCAGCTCGACAGCCTGCAGAACGCCTTCGGGGTGCCCGAGTCCGACCTCCGGGAGCTCGAGACGCCGATGGGGTTCGCCCGGTACTTCGTCGAGAACCACTACGAGGCGGGAATGCGCCGCCTCGGGCTGTCGATCGACTGGCGCCGCGAGTTCACCACCGAAGACGAGCGCTACTCGAAGTTCATCGCCTGGCAGTACGAGACCTTGCTCGAGCGCGGCCTCCTCGAGAAAGGGCTGCACCCGGTGAACTACTGTACGAACGAGGAACAGCCGGTCACGACCCACGACATCTACGAGGGCGAGGACGCTGAGTTCCAGGAGTACTCGCTGATCACGTTCCGCGCCACGAGTGACGACTCGAGCGGAGCGGGCGACGAGGACCGTGAACCGAAACCGGAGAGCGAACGTACTGTTTACCCGATGGCGACCTTGCGCCCCGAGACCGTCCGCGGGGTCACGAACGCCTTCGTCGACCCCGACGCGACCTACGCTCGCGCGACCGTGGACGGTGAGGAGTGGGTCGTCTCCTTCGAGGCGACCGAGAAACTCGCATTGCAGGCCCGCGAGGTCGAGGTGCTCGAGACCGTTTTGGGAGCCGAGATCGCCGGAACCCGCATCCGGAATCCCGTCACCGACGAGGAGATCGTCGTCCTCCCGGCCGATTTCGTCGACACCGACAGCGCCACCGGCGTCGTCATGTCTGTCCCCGCCCACTCGCCCGACGACTGGGTCGCGCTCGAGACGGCGAAAGCCCGCACCGACGACCTGATCGAGTACGGAATCGACCCCGAAGAGGTTCGGGTCATCGAACCGCGGGCCGTCCTGACCGTCGAGGGCTACGGCGAGTTCCCCGCCGCGGACGCTGTCGCCGAGTACGGCATCGAGTCCACGAGTGACCCCGCCCTCGAGACGGCGACCGAGGAGCTGTACACCCGCGAGTTCCACCGGGGCGAACTGAACGAGGAATACGAGGAGTTCGCCGGTGCGGTAATCGAGGACGTCCGCGACGACATCCGGGATCACTATCGAGAGCAGGGCGTCGCCGACGCGATGTACGACTTCGCCGAGACGGTCGTCTGTCGCTGCGGAGGACGCGTCGAGGTCGCCGAACAGGACACCTGGTTCCTGCGGTACAACGACGCGGCCTGGCGCGAGAAAGCCCACCGGGCCGTCGCGAACCTGGACGCGATCCCCGAGAACACCCGTGAGCAGTACGACCACACGATCGAGTGGCTCGAGGAGTGGCCCTGCATCCGTAACTACGGACTCGGGACGAGACTGCCGTGGGACGATGCGTTCGTCATCGAACCGCTGTCGGACTCGACCATCTACACAGCCTACTACACCATCGCCCACCGAATCCGAGACGTCCCAGTCGAGGACCTGACGAGGGAGTTCTTCGACGCGCTCTTGCTGGGTCCGGAGTCCGTCGACGAGCCGGACGAGCACGCCCTGGAACTTCGCGAGGAGTTCGAGTACTGGTATCCGGTCGACTATCGGTGCTCGGGCAACGACCTGATCTCGAATCACCTGGCGTTCTTCCTCTCCCACCACGCCGAACTGTTCGAGCAGGCGAAGTGGCCCCGGGGAATCACCGTCATGGGCATGGGCCTGCTCGAGGGCGAGTCGATGAGTTCCTCGCGAGGGCACGTCGTCCTCCCTGGAGAAGCCATCGACCGCTACGGGGCCGACACCGTACGCTTCTTCCTGCTCAACAGCGCCGAACCGTGGCAGGACTACGACTGGCGGGCCGAGGCCGTCGCCGCGACGCGCGACCAACTCGAGCGCTTCTGGAACCGTGCCATGGACCTAATCGACGGACCCGCGGGCGAACGGGACCTTGAGCGGATCGACCGCTGGCTCCTCGCCCACCTCCAGGAGACGGTTCGTGAGGTCACCGACGCGATGGACCGCTTCGAGACCCGGAAAGCCAGCCAGAGTGCCTTCTACCGCTTCGAGGAGCACCTGAAGTGGTACCGCCGCCGAACGGACCTCGACCGCGCGGGCGCGCGGTGGACCCTGCGCACCGCCCTCGAGACGCGACTGCGCCTGCTCGCACCCGTCATCCCGTTCGCGTCGAACGAACTCCACGAGCGACTGACGGGCGAACCAGCCGAAGACGTGCCCTGGCCCGAGCCGGTACCCGCGCTCGAGGACTCGAGCGTGATCGCCGAGGAACGGCTGGTAAAGGCGCTGCTCGAGGACGTTCGCGACATCGTCGACGTGACCGACACCGATCCCGAGACGATCCGCGTCTACGTCGCGGCCGACTGGAAGCGCGAGGTGTTCGACACTGTCGTGGAAACCGGCCCGGACCAGGGAGCCGTGATGGGCCAGGTTATGCAAAATCCTGCCCATCGGGAGCGAGGAGACGCCGTCAACGACCTCGTGGCTGACCTCATCTCGTTCGTCCGCGAACGCGATGACGCTGCACTCGAGACGCTCGCCGGGATCGACGAGCGGCCCGTCTACGAGGCGTCAGCGGATTTCTTCGAGAGCGAGTTCGACGCCGACGTCGTAATCGACGCCGAGGACGGCGATCCGATCGATCCCGCCGGTAAAGCGAGCCAGGCCCGACCGCTCCGCCCGGCGATCTACCTCGAGTAG